ACCGTGCTAAAGAGCAGGATGAATCCACCGCTAATCAATCCGGCCAGAATAAAGCCACGCACCATGACACGAGGCGAGGTGATGAAGGCGCGATCGGTCAGTACCGGATCGTGAAACGGATAGCTGAACACTTGCACGAAGGCTAAACCACAGAAGGTGAGTCCCGCCAACTGGGTGTCTTGGTCTACCACGGGCAGTCCTTCAGTAGCAAGACCGGGGGTGAGGGCAGCCAGAATCACAACCAGTAGCATGGCAGCCAAAATCATCTGGGCGCTGTCGGTTAATAGGCTACTCCGTAACCCTCCCAAAAGGCTGTAGTAGATCGTAAATGCAGTCACAGCGATCGCCGCAATCCAGTATCCCGCACTACCTTCTGCCCCAAAGTAGAGGGAGAAGACTTTCGTATTTGACCAAACTTCGTTGATGAGGCGAATGGCGATCGCCATCAGGAACAGCTTGGCACACAACGCTCCGTATTTGCTGACCAAAAACTCAGGGATCGACCGATGCCCCCCACGCACCCGCAGGAAGTAGAGGGCGATCGCGGCAGTCACGAAGCTTAAATAATAGATAGCGTAGCCAATGCCGCCCAATACACCAAAGGTTCCGGCTAAACTAGCGGCATTATCAATCGATTTTGCAAAAATCCAGGAAATAGCAGCACTGGCAACCAAGAGCCACAAGCCCGGAGCTTGCCCCGTGTGGGACTCCCCAGAGAAAAATTCGGTGGCAGGTACGCGATCGGGGGTTGTCTTACGGACGACCCGGTAGATCAGCAACCCATAGCCAAGTAACAGCGTCCACGTTAAGCCAGCAGACGTAATCATGCGAGTTTCGATGCTCCTCTAGGACAAAGACTTTCGTGTGCTTACGATATCAGTCCTGCCCCATATATAGATTAGGAAACACTGAGAATGGGGGTGAGTTATTCAGCTAGGAACTAGGGGTGGAGATAGCTGGATACCAGTTTTGAGTTGACGATATGTTGTGACGTCGGAGATTCCCGTATTGGATGGGTTCCGTAACGGGTATATAAGATGCCGTTAAGGTTCCCCATCATCGCTGGGAAGGCTGGGTTGGCGGGATTTGAAGATGACCCATCCCAAGCCTAGGA
The Synechococcales cyanobacterium T60_A2020_003 DNA segment above includes these coding regions:
- a CDS encoding Na+/proline symporter, with product MITSAGLTWTLLLGYGLLIYRVVRKTTPDRVPATEFFSGESHTGQAPGLWLLVASAAISWIFAKSIDNAASLAGTFGVLGGIGYAIYYLSFVTAAIALYFLRVRGGHRSIPEFLVSKYGALCAKLFLMAIAIRLINEVWSNTKVFSLYFGAEGSAGYWIAAIAVTAFTIYYSLLGGLRSSLLTDSAQMILAAMLLVVILAALTPGLATEGLPVVDQDTQLAGLTFCGLAFVQVFSYPFHDPVLTDRAFITSPRVMVRGFILAGLISGGFILLFSTVGLYSRTFGIEGHPPLTVPALFGLPMLLVFNAIMLTSAGSTLDSTFSSVAKLVARDWHNHQGTPTEKQAYIGRWAIIAAGILGNVPLLSVYLGDRVGPAVILATTISGTMVMGLAPIFLLSFIPSAGRLSFYLAFIPGLVFGVVRVMENALGTSLFPSWVALGSGKYAVDLGVNVYGLAVCTIGYLIGALVVRPRQTAPVAHLQSVGDRQP